A region from the Corticium candelabrum chromosome 14, ooCorCand1.1, whole genome shotgun sequence genome encodes:
- the LOC134190360 gene encoding LOW QUALITY PROTEIN: uncharacterized protein LOC134190360 (The sequence of the model RefSeq protein was modified relative to this genomic sequence to represent the inferred CDS: inserted 1 base in 1 codon), giving the protein MLYVHQEKWQQDLLVHYGNTISLIDATYXTTKYDLALFFICVKTNVNYTVVADFVIQHETAEQIAEALQILKDWNPAWKPQFWMTDYSEAQMTGLTTSFPESTLYLCDFHREQACTRWIRDLMHGLNTTESESLLEILRKMAYAPPCQEPDKVIDYFYRKEEENLKQIGVWCCHDQVNQWLSQKWLCIPEKWARCFRRERDLTLSSIIEILIHHFLPDQRERYLFLNYKASTDYRSYDKSIPSYLHNRPSSIVAHCLERKSSALKFCAEDVYCNPIRSETSHRAKGCSVGCKRSHKGGRTSYIPKSKRGSITMSRNSYLTVCDKIERADATVNRRPLASTIITQEILEESNSQKTGKRSQTSKAKTKSEQTVSELPPRKKRKTSHSKRVGIKADRMRHENSTMKDWQGRKRKFTDAVNSHTRETEARISCNASIDFNQNAANVDFQCNSKSLLPVTSTLCEPTFQSKSRSSLDFLRRAFSILTTSTSGLQKEKQLQQIAHSYAYSQAKAAQLPLESVETNTNSANHVEHFDEPETDGAKRFEIRQLRRQLDKQQSDIDNSAMKSTQSTVNCQVINTTRDPIDCTRPSTQLSYLSKPKEVLHHLISNADRPTVADSQLCLTLEDVHLIASSKQSNAKPG; this is encoded by the exons ATGCTGTATGTCCATCAAGAAAAGTGGCAACAAGATCTATTGGTACACTATGGCAATACCATCAGTCTTATTGAtgcaacat aaacaaccaaGTATGATCTTGCGCTCTTTTTTATCTGCGTAAAGACTAACGTTAACTACACAGTAGTTGCTGATTTTGTAATACAGCATGAAACAGCTGAACAAATTGCCGAAGCACTACAAATCCTCAAAGATTGGAACCCAGCCTGGAAACCACAATTTTGGATGACTGATTACTCAGAAGCTCAAATGACAGGCCTCACTACATCCTTTCCAGAATCAACTCTGTATCTGTGTGACTTTCACAGGGAACAAGCGTGTACACGATGGATAAGAGATTTAATGCATGGACTAAACACCACAGAGAGTGAATCACTACTAGAAATACTGAGAAAGATGGCGTATGCCCCTCCATGCCAAGAACCTGATAAAGTCATTGATTACTTTTACagaaaagaagaagagaacTTAAAGCAGAttggtgtgtggtgttgtcATGACCAAGTCAACCAGTGGCTGTCACAAAAGTGGCTGTGTATTCCTGAG AAATGGGCTCGATGTTTTC gaagagagagagaccTGACACTATCAAGCATTATCGAGATTCTCATTCACCATTTCCTACCAGATCAAAGAGAAAGATATCTTTTCCTAAACTATAAAGCAAGCACAGACTATCGTTCCTATGACAAATCCATACCATCATATCTACATAATAGACCATCTAGTATTGTGGCTCATTGTCTTGAAAGGAAGTCATCTGCTCTCAAGTTTTGTGCTGAAGATGTTTACTGCAATCCTATTAGATCTG aGACAAGCCACAGAGCTAAAGGATGCTCAGTTGGATGCAAGAGAAGCCATAAAGGAGGCAGAACGTCTTACATACCTAAGTCAAAACGTGGAAGCATTACGATGTCTCGCAATAGCTATTTGACAGTCTGTGACAAAATTGAAAGAGCAGATGCCACAGTCAACAGAAGGCCTCTTGCTTCTACCATCATTACGCAGGAAATCCTTGAAGAGAGCAACAGCCAGAAGACTGGTAAAAGAAGCCAAACgagtaaagcaaaaacaaaaagtgAACAAACAGTAAGTGAACTACCACCAAGAAAGAAACGTAAGACAAGTCATAGCAAGAGAGTGGGGATAAAGGCTGACCGCATGAGACACGAAAACTCAACAATGAAAGACTGGCAAGGACGGAAACGGAAATTCACAGATGCAGTCAACTCTCACACTAGAGAAACAGAAGCTAGAATCAGCTGTAACGCCTCCATTGACTTCAATCAGAATGCAGCAAATGTAGACTTTCAATGCAACAGTAAATCACTCCTCCCTGTCACATCTACGTTGTGTGAACCAACCTTCCAGAGCAAAAGTAGAAGCAGTCTTGACTTTCTAAGACGGGCATTCAGCATACTAACAACTTCAACATCTGGTTtacaaaaagagaaacaacTTCAACAAATAGCTCATTCCTATGCTTACAGTCAGGCGAAGGCAGCACAACTGCCACTTGAGTCTgtagagacaaacacaaattctGCAAACCATGTAGAACACTTTGATGAGCCAGAAACTGATGGCGCAAAAAGATTTGAAATCAGACAACTACGAAGACAACTGGATAAACAACAGAGTGACATAGATAATTCA GCAATGAAATCGACACAATCTACAGTAAACTGCCAAGTGATTAATACTACACGTGATCCAATAG ATTGCACAAGACCATCAACACAG CTATCCTATCTTTCAAAACCAAAGGAAGTGCTACATCACCTGATTAGCAATGCTGATCGACCAACCGTTGCAGACAGCCAATTGTGTTTGACATTAGAAGACGTCCATCTGATAGCCAGCAGCAAACAGTCAAATGCCAAACCAGGATAA
- the LOC134189778 gene encoding uncharacterized protein LOC134189778: MAASACKYSVGFFSKKQASEAYLQREMKHSGIGDCPEHHGDSYHSKKSSRLVQTTCETKDKSILKKQELYTASVLIFAKSCADAITKAAAIPRQVEDITLPIVSMSLTVSFYLVYALVIDYKPRSRMYQCKADAAVGIIKSVTQSPEIDPYVGQDETPLTAVSDRNIPCCQKVPARQGNINYAGHKYEVVKNGVMYISNIDPRFEKKGDDDSYSNGRNDRRLAIRVPHREKVKSEGKPKLRDSQLNSSGATCDSNRLVQAASEQEAVKETESTHSHVSSTGRTADKTKGLSDAQLSMAPSGCTTAVSLDSTTYSADTNQSEPTVDSNKLNRSSTLCASGLVSKGKAMRSADLREAYYSQADEERPIVSHSESQQERSVDRQNETAQCHSSSCSSSVSKMCLDVTEIRQFTYAAIRIATDDFNATLWKDGGRRLGQGSFGVVYYGLFDSEKESEQPLEFAVKRLKQADNGKQERNQGLFKKQFSNEIQALCRIRHHNIIRLHGLCNDGPELCLVYEYVPGGTLAQCLLKTSRKSPDGKVRVSIADGLARGLKYLHTRCTPPLIHRDIKSSNILLCNDWTPKLADFGLCRRAESIESAVFDVTSAVGTRAYMAPEALKGYVSSKVDVYSYGMILYELMTGLPPYSSSMKIDLVLYMHDMEADGHDVTVMVDPRTRWCSSVVEKTLKLARRCSDFDSSKRPRMREVVQELGRYSNFW, translated from the exons ATGGCGGCATCTGCATGCAAATATTCTGTTGGTTTTTTCTCTAAGAAACAGGCATCCGAGG CATATTTGCAACGCGAAATGAAGCACAGCGGAATAGGCGACTGTCCAGAACATCATGGCGACTCTTACCACAGTAAGAAGTCGTCACGATTAGTTCAGACAACGTGTGAAACCAAAGACAAAAGCATCTTGAAGAAACAGGAGCTGTACACAGCGTCGGTGTTGATATTTGCTAAATCATGTGCTGACGCCATTACAAAGGCAGCAGCAATACCTCGTCAAGTTGAGGATATCACGCTGCCTATAGTATCGATGTCCTTGACGGTTTCATTCTATCTCGTTTATGCTCTTGTTATTGACTATAAGCCTCGATCGCGCATGTATCAATGTAAAGCTGATGCAGCTGTCGGAATCATAAAATCAGTGACGCAATCTCCTGAGATTGACCCCTACGTTGGCCAAGACGAAACTCCGTTGACTGCTGTTTCAGATAGAAACATCCCTTGTTGTCAGAAAG TACCAGCCAGACAAGGTAACATCAATTATGCTGGACATAAGTATGAAGTTGTCAAAAATGGTGTTATGTACATATCCAATATTGATCCACGTTTCGAGAAGAAGGGGGATGATGATAGCTATTCAAATGGTCGTAACGATAGACGGCTGGCAATTAGAGTGCCACACAGAGAAAAGGTGAAATCAGAAGGAAAACCTAAACTTCGAGACTCTCAACTCAATTCGAGTGGTGCAACTTGTGACTCCAACAGACTAGTACAAGCTGCAAGTGAGCAAGAGGCAgtcaaagaaacagaaagtaCACACTCGCATGTGAGTAGTACTGGTAGAACTGCAGACAAAACGAAGGGTTTGTCAGATGCTCAACTAAGCATGGCACCATCAGGCTGTACGACTGCGGTCTCATTGGATTCAACTACATACAGTGCGGATACGAACCAATCAGAACCAACTGTTGACAGTAATAAACTAAACAGAAGTTCTACCTTATGTGCATCTGGTTTAGTGTCTAAAGGTAAAGCAATGAGATCGGCTGATCTTCGAGAAGCGTATTACTCACAAGCCGATGAAGAGAGGCCCATTGTTTCTCACTCTGAGTCTCAGCAGGAAAGAAGCGTAGATCGCCAGAATGAAACGGCGCAGTGTCACTCCTCGAGTTGTAGTAGTAGTGTTTCTAAGATGTGCTTGGATGTGACAGAAATACGGCAATTTACATATGCTGCAATACGAATTGCCACTGATGACTTTAATGCAACATTATGGAAAGATGGCGGTCGAAGACTTGGACAGGGTAGTTTCGGAGTAGTCTACTATGGTTTATTTGACTCAGAGAAAGAGAGTGAACAGCCACTGGAATTTGCTGTTAAACGGTTGAAACAG GCTGATAATGGTAAACAAGAACGAAATCAAGGTTTATTCAAGAAGCAATTTTCAAATGAAATTCAAGCTCTGTGTAG AATACGCCATCACAATATCATCCGACTTCACGGTTTGTGTAACGATGGTCCAGAGTTATGCCTTGTGTATGAATACGTTCCTGGTGGCACCCTGGCTCAGTGTCTACTAAAG ACTAGTAGGAAGTCACCGGACGGGAAAGTTCGCGTTTCTATTGCTGATGGTTTAGCTCGAGGTCTTAAGTATCTCCACACAAGATGTACACCACCATTGATCCACAGAGACATCAAAAG TTCGAACATTCTTCTCTGCAATGACTGGACTCCGAAGTTGGCCGATTTTGGACTTTGTCGTAGAGCAGAGAGCATCGAGTCGGCGGTTTTCGATGTTACTTCTGCTGTTGGTACGAGAGCGTACATGGCGCCGGAAGCCCTCAAAGGCTACGTTTCATCTAAAGTGGACGTGTATTCATATGGAATG ATTCTCTACGAATTGATGACCGGTTTGCCACCTTACTCGTCCAGCATGAAAATTGATCTG GTTCTGTATATGCATGACATGGAAGCTGACGGTCATGATGTGACTGTGATGGTCGATCCCAGAACAAGATGGTGTTCTTCTGTTGTGGAAAAGACTTTGAAATTGGCAAGACGTTGTTCAGACTTTGACAGCTCTAAAAGACCAAGGATGCGTGAG GTGGTACAAGAACTAGGAAGATATTCTAACTTTTGGTAA
- the LOC134190124 gene encoding uncharacterized protein LOC134190124, with translation MSTVVITVQSGLRVRPGSCASTMMCDDSAPSRTLHFLRTSQRVASRTAFPLTTVTPRIRRNGKDIAEYDYDELDRATGGFDSQPAAVNRGGCKIGAGRLGEVFASKLVDASGAIQQIAIKRLNQNVAGKSSKSEFSNELIELTRCSHRNILYVSLVIVLVRNSA, from the exons ATGTCCACAGTAGTAATTACCGTACAATCAGGTCTACGAGTGCGACCTGGCAGTTGTGCGTCAACAATGATGTGTGATGACAGCGCGCCGTCACGTACCCTGCACTTTCTAAGAACATCACAGAGGGTAGCAAGTCGGACTGCATTTCCTTTGACCACTGTTACGCCGAGAATTCGACGAAATGGCAAAGATATAGCTGAATATGACTATGACGAACTAGACAGAGCGACTGGAGGCTTTGACTCGCAGCCTGCAGCTGTCAACAGGGGAGGATGCAAAATTGGAGCTGGTAGGCTTGGAGAAGTATTTGCTAGTAAACTCGTTGATGCTTCTGGAGCAATTCAACAAATAGCCATCAAGAGGCTGAATcag AATGTGGCAGGGAAAAGCAGCAAGTCAGAGTTCTCAAACGAGCTGATTGAATTGACAAG GTGTAGTCATCGCAATATATTGTACGTCTCGTTGGTTATTGTATTGGTCCGAAACAGTGCCTGA
- the LOC134190123 gene encoding uncharacterized protein LOC134190123, whose amino-acid sequence MAAQYSKDMVELARDCTNLDSQKRPSITKVVSMMEMLKDQAVASTRMHPIDVLETETDSVVDHKIFSECCSSYIDEEENACDTVLAGHQNYSLLILPESFFLSQCLLRWPVAIADSNNSHQVSNLSKCTKKIDKKVDKNDSDIPDYFVSSIRYDNIFEETSGMTYSVGNTTKQVVRESKLSVSVRWTLRAYFQSQETRQTLMSTNKLYLQHFLGLSQTLTATVNDNVVLTGIAGNNNTDRVVNRNKTVDDKEVKGLLTQLDLSQLYRLYSFHTRTRA is encoded by the exons ATGGCTGCACAATACAGCAAGGATATGGTCGAGTTGGCTAGAGATTGTACCAACTTGGACAGTCAGAAGCGGCCTTCCATCACTAAG GTTGTTTCCATGATGGAGATGTTGAAGGATCAAGCAGTTGCTTCTACCAGAATGCATCCAATAGATGTTTTGGAGACAGAAACAGACTCCGTTGTTGATCACAAAATTTTCTCTGAATGTTGCAGCAGTTATATTGATGAAGAAGAGAATGCGTGTGACACTGTGTTGGCAGGTCATCAAAATTACAGCTTATTGATCTTGCCTGAGA gtttctttctttctcagtGCTTGTTGCGTTGGCCTGTGGCTATTGCTGATTCGAATAACAGTCACCAAGTTTCAAATTTGAGCAAATGTACGAAGAAGATTGACAAAAAAGTGGACAAGAATGACTCTGATATTCCTGACTATTTTGTCAGCTCTATTAGGTATGACAATATCTTTGAGGAAACTTCAGGAATGACATATTCAGTTGGGAACACAACTAAACAGGTTGTGAGAGAGTCAAAA CTTTCCGTATCTGTAAGGTGGACCTTGAGAGCTTATTTTCAAAGCCAAGAAACGCGACAAACTTTAATGTCTACAAATAAGTTGTATTTGCAACACTTTCTTGGACTTTCGCAAACTTTAACAGCAACTGTAAACGACAATGTTGTTTTGACAGGAATTGCTGGAAACAACAATACTGATCGAGTTGTCAATCGTAACAAAACTGTTGATGATAAAGAAGTGAAGGGCTTGCTGACACAGTTGGATTTGTCACAACTTTACAGGCTGTACTCTTTCCATACTCGAACAAGAGCTTAA